From Fusobacterium varium:
TTATTTATTTTATACATTAAATCTATTACAAAATTATTATACTCTGCTCCAGCTCCTATTCCATAATATAGCCCATTTTTTATTTTTACTGAAACTTTTTCATCCTCAAAATAATCATATGTTGCGTCTGAACCTCTAAAAGTATATTTAGCATCTCCATTATCACTATTAAAAGAATATCCTAAATCAGCTTTTAAATATGGTTTGATATTTCCTTCTACTGGAAAGTTATACTTAGCTGTTACATATAAGGGAACTGATCTAAAACCTGGAATTTCATATTTTTCATATCCTGTGCCAATGGCACCTCCATCTCCTTCAAATTCTCCACTTTTTTTTATAGATTTTGGATCTCCATGATCCTGATAAGATAATCCAATCCCTAACTCAAAATTGGGATAAACTTCTCTCATTACTTCCACTGTAAGTTCATAACCAAAGTCATCCCCTTTATCTTTGTTTAGCTTTTCTCCATCATATTTTACCTTATCAAATCTTTGGAACATATCTGCCCCTGCTTTTAAATATACATTTGTTCCCTCTGCTGCCAAACTTACACATGATAATGCTGCTAATCCTAATAATACTTTTTTAAACATAAATATCTCTCCTTTAATTATATTTTTATTATAGAATAGAATGTATATATATCTCCTTTTCACAAAAATTTCATAAAAAACTGTTCTCTTTTGTGTATAAAAGCGAACTTTTTAATATTTTTAATTTTACATTAAAAATAGTTTTAAAGGTATTTATAAGTACTTTAAAAAGAATTGAATACAAATTCGAATTGATTAATTGGAGATTTTATGTTATAAATAAGTATAGGATTAGATAGTATTTTAATCTCTTTTTATATAAATTTATGTTCGCTTTTATACACAAATAGGAACCTTTGATATTTTTTAATTTTATAAGTTAATAAAAAAGGCCAACTGAAAATTTCAGCTGGTCTTATTTTTATATATTATTTATCTTTCCAGAAAGCATATCCATCTCTTCCTCTGTTTTTTACTGTATACAAAACTGTATCAGCTTCATCACAAAGTTTTTCAAAAGTTTTTTCATTCCCATTCCAAAATGATATCCCCATACTGCATGTTATTTTCCTGCCTTTTTTATTAGGTATATCTATTTCATTTATTTGGTTCCTTAATTTATTTATATATTCTTCTAAATGTTTTATATAATCAGCATTATATAATAGAATACAAAATTCATCTCCCCCAAATCTTCCTACTATTCCATTTTTTCTAAATAAGTTCATAAGTATTTCAGCTACTTTTATTAAAACCATATCTCCAAAAAGATGTCCATAACTGTCATTGATAGCTTTAAAATAATCTACATCCAATATAATAAAAGCTCTCAAAGAGGTGTCATCTGATTTTTTTAATTTTTCTTTTATGTGAGTAATTACTGTTCCTTTATTATATATTCCTGTCATTATATCAAGTTCTGATCTGAATTCCATTTCTTTAGAATATTTTCTCACAAAAATCAATACTACCATTATTAAAAAAATCAACGAAATAGATGAAATAGAAAATTGCATTCCAATATGTAAAAGTTCCTTCAATAAAGACTTACTCAAAGTAACTCCGCTTTCTGCCAGCACCATTTTCATTCTTGTAAAAAAATGATATGATAAACTCATAACTAAGATAACTATTATTCCTATAAAGACCAATAATATTTTATTGTTTTTTTCTTTTCTTTGGGATATTTCAACTATTCTTATCTGTCTTTGAAATCCTTTGATTTTTTCACTATCACTTATCATATAAATGGTAAGCAATACTCCAACTGAAGTTGTTACATAAATTATATTATTAAGTTTAAAAGTTTCTGTAAATGTACTTAGTGGAGTCATACCAAGATTTGGAAACAAAAAATATAAAGCTGTATAAACTAAAAAAGAATGTATATAGGCACTTATTACAGTTATCAC
This genomic window contains:
- a CDS encoding putative diguanylate cyclase — translated: MGKRIKREDDPLYLYKFSVMVAIELLLAFSPLGYIEMKPFTVTLMHIPVIAGAFFLGPFEGMVLGGIFGLTSMWKASILGVAYTDYIFSPFISGTPVSSTILSMGTRMAFGFLSGILFEMIKWNKYKKAAITVITVISAYIHSFLVYTALYFLFPNLGMTPLSTFTETFKLNNIIYVTTSVGVLLTIYMISDSEKIKGFQRQIRIVEISQRKEKNNKILLVFIGIIVILVMSLSYHFFTRMKMVLAESGVTLSKSLLKELLHIGMQFSISSISLIFLIMVVLIFVRKYSKEMEFRSELDIMTGIYNKGTVITHIKEKLKKSDDTSLRAFIILDVDYFKAINDSYGHLFGDMVLIKVAEILMNLFRKNGIVGRFGGDEFCILLYNADYIKHLEEYINKLRNQINEIDIPNKKGRKITCSMGISFWNGNEKTFEKLCDEADTVLYTVKNRGRDGYAFWKDK